The proteins below are encoded in one region of Plutella xylostella chromosome 13, ilPluXylo3.1, whole genome shotgun sequence:
- the LOC105390684 gene encoding high mobility group protein DSP1 isoform X2, producing MGDQGATGGAWGARDEASWWPGGAGELQNQQQLNEEIARSTAASTQQLYTYKMTGGQFTNNSSENTSSNYGYRLVSNNREESPQQQWWYSSGAIDSQQQNSSPTPQNQSSPDAEHGNQQSNGQQNHQQLLQQEQQQNLQQQSLQQALQQQNQQQTLQQMLQQHQQQQQSQQQSQQQQLQQSLQQTLQVSQAQAQVLVQAQQALQQQVAQSLQQQQLSLHDHIQAVQQHQIQAALQRQSATLQELQQQAQQQALLAQATATKGRMPRARAGNKPRGRMTAYAFFVQTCREEHKKKHPDENVIFAAFSKKCAERWNTMSEKEKQRFHEMAEHDKKRYDLEMQTYVPPKDVKMGRGRKRHQIKDPNAPKRSLSAFFWFCNDERSKVKANNPEYTMGDIAKELGRRWAAALPETKTKYEALSEQDKARYDREMTAYKKGPLLAAQQAQQQQAAELEEDVGDFEAEDEYN from the exons ATGGGGGATCAGGGCGCAACGGGGGGCGCTTGGGGTGCGCGCGACGAAGCCTCATGGTGGCCCGGAGGCGCAGGTGAACTACAAAACCAGCAACAACTAAATGAAGAAATTGCAAGAAGCACGGCGGCTTCCACTCAACAACTTTACACTTATAAAATGACAGGAGGTCAATTTACAAATAACTCATCTGAAAATACATCTTCTAACTACGGCTATCGCTTAGTATCAAATAATAGAGAAGAATCGCCGCAGCAGCAATGGTGGTATAGTTCAGGGGCAATTGACTCGCAACAACAAAATTCTTCCCCTAcg CCGCAAAACCAGTCGAGCCCCGACGCCGAGCACGGCAACCAGCAGTCCAACGGTCAGCAGAACCACCAGCAACTGCTACAGCAGGAGCAGCAGCAGAACCTGCAGCAGCAGTCGCTACAGCAGGCGTTGCAGCAGCAGAACCAACAGCAGACACTGCAGCAGATGCTCCAACAGCACCAACAGCAGCAGCAGTCTCAGCAGCAGTCGCAGCAGCAGCAGTTGCAGCAGAGCTTGCAGCAGACGCTGCAAGTGAGCCAAGCGCAGGCGCAAGTGTTAGTCCAAGCGCAGCAAGCCTTGCAACAGCAGGTTGCGCAATCGCTGCAGCAGCAGCAACTGTCGCTGCATGACCACATTCAAGCTGTCCAACAGCATCAGATCCAAGCTGCGTTGCAACGCCAATCTGCTACGTTGCAG GAATTACAGCAACAAGCTCAACAGCAGGCTCTACTAGCGCAGGCCACAGCCACCAAGGGCAGGATGCCGCGAGCTCGGGCCGGGAACAAGCCAAGGGGGCGAATGACAGCCTACGCCTTCTTCGTGCAGACCTGCCGGGAGGAACACAAGAAGAAACATCCCGATGAGAATGTTATCTTTGCTGCTTTTTCGAAGAAATGCGCTGAGAGGTGGAAT ACGATGTCCGAGAAAGAGAAGCAGAGGTTCCACGAGATGGCAGAGCACGACAAGAAGCGATACGACCTGGAGATGCAGACCTACGTGCCGCCTAAAGACGTGAAGATGGGCAGGGGACGCAAGCGGCACCAGATTAAAGACCCCAACGCGCCGAAGCGCTCTCT GTCAGCATTCTTCTGGTTCTGCAACGACGAGCGTTCCAAGGTCAAGGCCAATAACCCGGAGTACACGATGGGTGACATCGCCAAGGAGTTGGGCCGGCGCTGGGCCGCCGCGCTGCCGGAGACCAAGACGAAGTATGAAGCGCTGTCGGAGCAAGACAAGGCGCGGTATGATCGG GAAATGACAGCCTACAAGAAGGGTCCCCTGCTAGCCGCCCAACAGGCGCAGCAGCAACAAGCGGCAGAACTTGAGGAAGACGTGGGAGACTTCGAGGCAGAGGATGAATATAATTGA
- the LOC105390684 gene encoding high mobility group protein DSP1 isoform X1: protein MGDQGATGGAWGARDEASWWPGGAGELQNQQQLNEEIARSTAASTQQLYTYKMTGGQFTNNSSENTSSNYGYRLVSNNREESPQQQWWYSSGAIDSQQQNSSPTPQNQSSPDAEHGNQQSNGQQNHQQLLQQEQQQNLQQQSLQQALQQQNQQQTLQQMLQQHQQQQQSQQQSQQQQLQQSLQQTLQVSQAQAQVLVQAQQALQQQVAQSLQQQQLSLHDHIQAVQQHQIQAALQRQSATLQVKPIQELQQQAQQQALLAQATATKGRMPRARAGNKPRGRMTAYAFFVQTCREEHKKKHPDENVIFAAFSKKCAERWNTMSEKEKQRFHEMAEHDKKRYDLEMQTYVPPKDVKMGRGRKRHQIKDPNAPKRSLSAFFWFCNDERSKVKANNPEYTMGDIAKELGRRWAAALPETKTKYEALSEQDKARYDREMTAYKKGPLLAAQQAQQQQAAELEEDVGDFEAEDEYN from the exons ATGGGGGATCAGGGCGCAACGGGGGGCGCTTGGGGTGCGCGCGACGAAGCCTCATGGTGGCCCGGAGGCGCAGGTGAACTACAAAACCAGCAACAACTAAATGAAGAAATTGCAAGAAGCACGGCGGCTTCCACTCAACAACTTTACACTTATAAAATGACAGGAGGTCAATTTACAAATAACTCATCTGAAAATACATCTTCTAACTACGGCTATCGCTTAGTATCAAATAATAGAGAAGAATCGCCGCAGCAGCAATGGTGGTATAGTTCAGGGGCAATTGACTCGCAACAACAAAATTCTTCCCCTAcg CCGCAAAACCAGTCGAGCCCCGACGCCGAGCACGGCAACCAGCAGTCCAACGGTCAGCAGAACCACCAGCAACTGCTACAGCAGGAGCAGCAGCAGAACCTGCAGCAGCAGTCGCTACAGCAGGCGTTGCAGCAGCAGAACCAACAGCAGACACTGCAGCAGATGCTCCAACAGCACCAACAGCAGCAGCAGTCTCAGCAGCAGTCGCAGCAGCAGCAGTTGCAGCAGAGCTTGCAGCAGACGCTGCAAGTGAGCCAAGCGCAGGCGCAAGTGTTAGTCCAAGCGCAGCAAGCCTTGCAACAGCAGGTTGCGCAATCGCTGCAGCAGCAGCAACTGTCGCTGCATGACCACATTCAAGCTGTCCAACAGCATCAGATCCAAGCTGCGTTGCAACGCCAATCTGCTACGTTGCAGGTAAAGCCTATTCAA GAATTACAGCAACAAGCTCAACAGCAGGCTCTACTAGCGCAGGCCACAGCCACCAAGGGCAGGATGCCGCGAGCTCGGGCCGGGAACAAGCCAAGGGGGCGAATGACAGCCTACGCCTTCTTCGTGCAGACCTGCCGGGAGGAACACAAGAAGAAACATCCCGATGAGAATGTTATCTTTGCTGCTTTTTCGAAGAAATGCGCTGAGAGGTGGAAT ACGATGTCCGAGAAAGAGAAGCAGAGGTTCCACGAGATGGCAGAGCACGACAAGAAGCGATACGACCTGGAGATGCAGACCTACGTGCCGCCTAAAGACGTGAAGATGGGCAGGGGACGCAAGCGGCACCAGATTAAAGACCCCAACGCGCCGAAGCGCTCTCT GTCAGCATTCTTCTGGTTCTGCAACGACGAGCGTTCCAAGGTCAAGGCCAATAACCCGGAGTACACGATGGGTGACATCGCCAAGGAGTTGGGCCGGCGCTGGGCCGCCGCGCTGCCGGAGACCAAGACGAAGTATGAAGCGCTGTCGGAGCAAGACAAGGCGCGGTATGATCGG GAAATGACAGCCTACAAGAAGGGTCCCCTGCTAGCCGCCCAACAGGCGCAGCAGCAACAAGCGGCAGAACTTGAGGAAGACGTGGGAGACTTCGAGGCAGAGGATGAATATAATTGA